The Miscanthus floridulus cultivar M001 chromosome 7, ASM1932011v1, whole genome shotgun sequence genome includes a region encoding these proteins:
- the LOC136462731 gene encoding uncharacterized protein translates to MPTGKADRHCTTAMATISPPPLRPWCDLLPELLGQVLVRLPFPADRARFRAVCRGWHTAAALHVRQLPWLVLRDGSFCTVGDGAFFHRTAMPGLPDGVTVVGSAADGWLLLDRTDCMYRRRSDGFSFVWYKGRPRRDVRHAHSYLLLNPFSGATLPLPELDAVVGTVSEVFEIYRVAMRSSTPDDLIAVVTSSGDCNVVLCRPGKGTYVMRYFRVFDVAFVGERLYGITSDEELLAFHLAEDDDGKPVVTKEKRVIKATSPSPEAHYWDWMDVDEDDDDNNDYSDDDDDDDDDVDDNDDGSGEDDAPNQEDGGDNSNFNADDMVLDGREVSFDTQVPYRGDTTTIRMLVKSWDGELLMVRRQVFSPIRSKPYTMSVKVVKADVNMGEWISVARDGLAKDEAIFLSRGFCKSTIVFGDIQAGFIYFDDTNDVFDTRLWTCRPFRLPWLRCLFTWLTWIFPPKLVV, encoded by the coding sequence ATGCCGACCGGGAAGGCAGATCGACACTGCACGACCGCGATGGCAACAatctcgccgccgccgctccgtcCGTGGTGCGACCTGCTGCCGGAGCTGCTAGGCCAGGTCCTCGTGCGCCTCCCGTTCCCCGCCGACCGCGCGCGGTTCCGCGCCGTCTGCCGCGGGTGGCACACCGCCGCCGCGCTGCACGTGCGCCAGCTCCCGTGGCTGGTCCTGAGGGACGGCTCCTTCTGCACCGTCGGCGACGGGGCCTTCTTCCACCGGACGGCGATGCCCGGCCTGCCAGACGGCGTGACCGTCGTCGGGTCCGCCGCCGACGGCTGGCTCCTCCTCGACCGCACAGACTGCATGTACCGCCGCCGCAGCGATGGCTTCTCGTTCGTGTGGTACAAGGGACGACCTAGACGCGACGTCAGGCACGCGCACTCGTACCTCCTGCTCAACCCCTTCTCCGGCGCGACGCTGCCGCTCCCGGAGCTGGACGCCGTCGTCGGGACCGTCTCCGAGGTGTTCGAGATCTACAGGGTGGCGATGCGGTCGTCGACGCCTGACGACCTCATCGCCGTCGTGACCAGCAGCGGGGATTGCAATGTCGTCTTGTGCCGTCCCGGGAAGGGTACGTATGTAATGCGCTACTTTCGTGTCTTCGACGTCGCGTTCGTTGGGGAGCGGCTCTATGGGATCACCAGTGATGAAGAACTTCTCGCCTTCCACCTCGCCGAGGACGACGATGGCAAGCCTGTCGTTACCAAAGAGAAGCGCGTCATCAAGGCCACGTCGCCATCACCTGAGGCGCACTATTGGGACTGGATGGATGTtgacgaagacgacgacgataACAACGattatagtgatgatgatgatgacgacgacgacgatgttgatgataatgatgatggtaGTGGTGAGGATGATGCACCAAACCAAGAAGATGGGGGAGATAATAGTAACTTTAATGCTGATGACATGGTGTTGGATGGTAGGGAGGTATCATTTGATACTCAGGTGCCATACAGGGGTGACACTACTACCATCCGGATGTTAGTGAAGTCGTGGGACGGCGAGTTGCTCATGGTGAGGCGTCAGGTTTTTTCACCTATACGTTCTAAACCTTACACTATGAGTGTCAAGGTCGTTAAAGCAGATGTCAACATGGGTGAGTGGATTTCAGTCGCTCGAGATGGGCTCGCCAAAGATGAGGCCATCTTCCTTAGCCGAGGCTTTTGCAAATCTACTATAGTGTTTGGAGATATACAAGCAGGTTTCATATAttttgatgacaccaatgatGTGTTCGACACTAGATTATGGACTTGTAGGCCATTTAGATTGCCATGGTTGAGATGTTTGTTCACATGGCTGACATGGATTTTCCCACCAAAATTGGTGGTGTAG